A region of Solibacillus isronensis DNA encodes the following proteins:
- a CDS encoding enoyl-ACP reductase FabI: MDLLQLKGKNIVVMGVANERSIAWGIAKRLFDVGANVIFTYRKERSKGKIEKLLTNYEEHNATVIECDVNSDESIEKAFNQIGEQFKVIHGIIHSVAFAHAEDLHNRFVETTRDGYAFAQDTSAYSLIAVTKAAKPYMTEGGSIVTMSYLGAQRVLDGYNVMGVAKAALEASMRYLAADVGADNIRVNAISAGAIRTLAAKGVPSFNQILHKIEETSPLKRNTNQEEVADMTIVMLSHLSRGVTGETIYIDSGYNIMG, from the coding sequence ATGGATTTATTGCAATTAAAAGGGAAAAATATTGTCGTAATGGGTGTTGCCAATGAGCGCAGTATTGCTTGGGGCATCGCAAAACGACTATTTGATGTCGGAGCAAATGTTATTTTCACATATCGCAAAGAACGTTCAAAAGGGAAAATCGAAAAGCTTTTAACAAATTACGAAGAGCACAATGCAACAGTTATTGAATGTGACGTAAACAGTGACGAAAGCATTGAAAAAGCCTTCAATCAAATCGGTGAGCAATTTAAAGTAATTCATGGCATTATCCACTCTGTTGCCTTCGCACATGCCGAAGACCTGCACAATCGATTCGTCGAAACAACACGCGATGGCTATGCCTTTGCACAAGATACAAGTGCCTATTCGCTGATTGCTGTAACAAAAGCTGCAAAACCTTATATGACTGAAGGTGGTTCTATCGTTACGATGTCTTATTTAGGTGCACAGCGTGTTCTTGATGGTTACAATGTAATGGGCGTTGCGAAAGCCGCATTGGAAGCATCAATGCGCTATTTAGCAGCAGATGTCGGTGCGGATAATATTCGTGTAAATGCCATTTCTGCTGGTGCGATCCGTACATTGGCAGCAAAAGGTGTTCCAAGCTTCAACCAGATCCTGCATAAAATCGAAGAAACTTCTCCGTTAAAACGCAACACAAATCAGGAAGAAGTAGCTGACATGACAATTGTGATGTTAAGCCATCTATCCCGCGGTGTGACAGGCGAAACGATTTATATCGATAGCGGTTATAATATTATGGGTTAG
- a CDS encoding ferredoxin, producing MPKYTIVDKDTCIACGACGAAAPDIYDYDDEGIAFVILDDNMGTAEVPEDLLEDMQDAFEGCPTDSIKVADETFDGDSLKFE from the coding sequence ATGCCAAAATATACTATCGTAGATAAAGATACTTGTATCGCTTGTGGCGCTTGTGGCGCTGCTGCACCGGATATTTATGATTATGATGATGAAGGAATCGCTTTCGTTATTTTAGATGATAACATGGGTACTGCTGAAGTTCCAGAAGATCTACTAGAAGATATGCAAGATGCATTTGAAGGCTGTCCAACAGACTCTATTAAAGTTGCAGATGAAACATTTGACGGCGACTCATTAAAATTCGAATAG
- a CDS encoding helix-turn-helix domain-containing protein, whose protein sequence is MLIQQILLKILHTFQQERTVSAAYHLLKGKRSGQTIHDVGLFNLYSYFGLLPKLARHKFDEQIDLMFAKNIIIIEENGFYTMTEQGKQLASQPVPLSFDGWHYRGNEHVFYGRLSLIIQSLSHQLHHKKAFIPIEKNEQTQQWVRQFLVRHHYQNGLLQQAIYTEMTASLSEIAIEENMKDILMYRLTGYNEPGFTWQQLAFGYNMQEMDVQLHYISALHTWLNELYREKTKYPILNEIMQNIRVEVVLTASANSTAQLYRAGRTLEEISHIRRLKMSTIEDHIVELAMNEPNFSIEPFVTSEEQKQILDAVEDYDTKRLKTLKELMPQLSYFQLRLTLAKGATPT, encoded by the coding sequence ATGCTAATCCAACAAATTCTTTTAAAAATTTTACATACTTTTCAGCAGGAACGGACAGTTTCAGCCGCCTATCATTTATTGAAAGGAAAGCGGTCAGGGCAGACAATTCATGATGTGGGACTCTTTAATTTATATTCCTACTTTGGGCTGCTCCCAAAACTAGCTCGTCATAAATTTGATGAGCAAATTGATCTCATGTTTGCCAAGAATATTATTATAATAGAGGAAAACGGTTTTTATACAATGACCGAACAAGGAAAACAACTTGCTTCACAACCTGTGCCTCTTTCTTTTGATGGCTGGCATTACCGTGGCAATGAGCACGTGTTTTACGGCAGGCTTTCGCTTATTATCCAAAGTCTGTCACATCAGCTCCATCATAAAAAAGCGTTTATACCGATTGAAAAAAATGAACAGACACAGCAATGGGTACGTCAATTTTTAGTGCGTCACCATTATCAGAACGGCTTGCTGCAACAAGCAATTTACACTGAAATGACGGCAAGTTTATCCGAAATTGCAATCGAAGAAAACATGAAAGATATACTCATGTATCGATTAACCGGCTATAATGAACCGGGATTTACGTGGCAGCAACTTGCATTTGGCTATAATATGCAGGAAATGGATGTTCAACTGCACTATATAAGCGCATTGCATACTTGGTTGAACGAATTGTACCGTGAAAAAACAAAATACCCGATATTAAATGAAATTATGCAAAATATTCGTGTGGAAGTAGTGTTGACTGCTTCGGCAAACTCAACCGCCCAGTTATACAGAGCGGGGAGAACATTGGAAGAAATCAGCCATATTCGTCGATTGAAAATGAGTACGATTGAAGATCATATTGTCGAACTGGCTATGAATGAACCAAACTTTTCGATTGAGCCATTTGTAACAAGTGAAGAACAAAAACAAATTCTGGATGCAGTTGAAGACTATGATACAAAACGATTAAAAACATTGAAGGAATTAATGCCGCAGCTAAGCTATTTCCAACTTCGGCTAACGTTGGCGAAAGGAGCGACCCCTACATGA
- a CDS encoding RecQ family ATP-dependent DNA helicase — protein sequence MNLQSALKQHFGYDAFRPGQEEIIKNIMAGKDVVAILPTGMGKSLCYQLPGYLFQKPVLIVSPLLSLMQDQVDQLKQMGEKRVVALNSFLTPDQKRYALHYLEEYRFIFVSPEMLLQPQVKARIQGMELSLIVADEAHCISQWGFDFRPDYLRIGEILSESKRPPILALSATATDTVLADIQSYLKMNSPFHYMHAVNRGNIHLVKKLFSEREEKIEWIIEHVKNTAGPGIIYTQSRSKAETISLQLLQQNISAAAYHAGKEAQDRQFIQQQFLAGQLEWIVATNAFGMGVHKENVRQVIHETMPATLSNYMQEIGRAGRDGKKAVAFLLYCDGDEQFAKFIASEDLPKNIHVDRFTEVIAAGEQPQSLLANGEMSEVVFRVLSYWLARESAEEVKNRMLNLQIKKFEEVQLVLKLIEHSDCMRKQVVRYFGQQLTKQQENCCSNCGIDLSQLVEERDLSKTMIKMTNWQHRLKKILLINS from the coding sequence ATGAATTTACAAAGTGCCTTAAAGCAACATTTTGGATATGATGCATTCCGGCCAGGGCAAGAAGAGATCATTAAAAATATAATGGCTGGCAAGGATGTTGTTGCCATTTTACCGACCGGCATGGGGAAATCCCTTTGTTACCAGCTGCCGGGCTATTTATTTCAAAAACCGGTTCTTATTGTGTCGCCGCTTTTATCGCTTATGCAAGACCAGGTCGATCAATTAAAGCAAATGGGAGAAAAACGGGTTGTGGCATTGAATTCCTTTTTAACTCCAGACCAGAAAAGATATGCCCTTCACTATTTGGAAGAGTACCGGTTTATTTTCGTATCTCCTGAAATGCTGTTGCAGCCTCAAGTAAAGGCGAGAATCCAGGGAATGGAACTTTCGTTAATTGTTGCGGATGAAGCACATTGTATTTCACAGTGGGGATTTGATTTTCGTCCGGACTATTTAAGGATTGGCGAAATATTATCGGAATCGAAGCGTCCGCCTATACTTGCGTTATCAGCGACAGCAACAGATACGGTTTTGGCGGATATCCAATCCTATTTAAAAATGAATTCACCTTTTCACTATATGCACGCTGTAAACAGGGGAAATATTCATCTAGTTAAAAAGCTGTTCTCAGAGCGTGAGGAAAAGATTGAATGGATTATTGAGCATGTTAAAAATACTGCCGGCCCGGGCATAATTTATACGCAATCCCGGTCAAAAGCAGAGACGATCAGTTTACAGCTTCTACAGCAAAATATTTCGGCGGCAGCTTATCATGCAGGGAAGGAAGCGCAGGACCGTCAGTTTATACAGCAGCAATTTTTAGCCGGTCAGCTTGAATGGATTGTTGCGACAAATGCATTTGGTATGGGTGTCCACAAAGAGAACGTCCGTCAAGTCATTCATGAAACAATGCCTGCAACGTTGTCTAATTATATGCAGGAAATTGGGCGGGCAGGTCGCGATGGCAAAAAAGCAGTTGCGTTTTTGTTATATTGTGATGGTGATGAGCAATTTGCAAAATTTATCGCGTCAGAAGATTTGCCTAAAAATATACATGTGGACCGCTTCACAGAAGTGATAGCTGCCGGGGAACAGCCGCAGTCATTACTTGCAAACGGTGAAATGTCGGAAGTGGTTTTCCGTGTTTTAAGTTATTGGCTGGCGCGCGAATCAGCCGAGGAAGTAAAGAACCGGATGCTGAATTTACAGATTAAGAAATTTGAAGAAGTTCAGCTTGTATTAAAGCTTATTGAACATTCGGATTGTATGCGAAAACAAGTCGTTCGGTACTTTGGTCAGCAATTAACGAAGCAGCAGGAAAATTGCTGTTCCAACTGTGGAATCGACCTGTCTCAGCTTGTTGAAGAGAGAGATCTTTCAAAAACTATGATTAAAATGACAAATTGGCAACACCGTCTCAAGAAAATATTGTTAATAAACTCTTAA
- a CDS encoding LysM peptidoglycan-binding domain-containing protein has protein sequence MTKEDYREKVEEHRQEIDLHNESGTKMSRVSRHRKKNGKKQTSPIMTVLTVVLIFIPLVILAYVWLIYEPNTSASENVNVDKKDDLVVEIQKQDPKTQPSATDDDEEKEETNDDNTDEVDEAKAKAEKEKLAAEEAKKAEARIAKEKAEKEAAEIKKAEEAQKAAAAKAKEQEAKKKAAQEAAKAQQKTHTVQSTDNLYRIALKYYGNGSPEYVNKIKAANNLSSDSISTGQVLVIVP, from the coding sequence ATGACAAAAGAAGATTACCGGGAGAAGGTAGAGGAGCATCGTCAAGAGATTGACCTACATAACGAGTCAGGTACAAAAATGTCACGTGTTAGCCGACATCGAAAGAAAAACGGAAAAAAACAAACAAGTCCAATTATGACGGTTTTAACAGTTGTCTTAATTTTTATTCCATTAGTTATTTTAGCTTATGTGTGGCTGATCTATGAACCGAACACATCTGCAAGTGAAAACGTAAATGTGGATAAGAAGGACGACTTAGTAGTGGAGATTCAAAAACAGGATCCAAAAACACAGCCATCTGCTACTGACGATGACGAAGAAAAAGAAGAAACAAATGATGACAATACGGACGAAGTGGATGAGGCTAAAGCTAAAGCAGAAAAAGAAAAACTAGCTGCTGAAGAAGCGAAAAAAGCGGAAGCACGAATCGCAAAAGAAAAAGCTGAAAAAGAAGCAGCGGAAATAAAAAAGGCGGAAGAAGCACAGAAGGCAGCAGCGGCTAAAGCTAAAGAGCAGGAAGCGAAGAAAAAAGCTGCTCAGGAAGCGGCTAAAGCACAGCAAAAAACACATACTGTACAATCGACTGACAATTTATACCGCATTGCATTAAAGTACTACGGTAATGGTAGTCCTGAATATGTTAATAAAATAAAAGCTGCCAACAATTTATCATCCGACAGTATTTCAACAGGGCAGGTTTTAGTAATTGTTCCATAA
- a CDS encoding metallophosphoesterase codes for MVIISIIGIACISVLLYMYKEAHENNIRSHEVKANGDSETIRLFFISDTHARKINEAMIDSIDQNIQAVLIGGDFVDCRTSEETLLHNIRMLKKLGPTYFIWGNNDIEFGERKLRQLLEDHHIQIIENGSIKLEGKNNMSVSAVSYRPGDQNIQRAIVQCEEKNTVFIAHNPELFGKVHREFQPLLSIGAHLHGGQIRLGKFGLQPHGYFKKIKNRYELVSNGYGTTLVPLRLCAKPESHIITIKFEQDVLK; via the coding sequence ATGGTCATAATAAGTATTATCGGAATCGCCTGTATTTCAGTGCTTCTCTATATGTATAAAGAAGCCCATGAAAATAATATCCGGTCACATGAAGTGAAAGCAAATGGCGATAGTGAAACAATCCGACTATTTTTTATATCGGATACGCATGCGCGCAAAATTAATGAGGCGATGATTGATTCGATTGATCAAAATATACAGGCTGTCCTCATAGGGGGAGATTTTGTCGATTGTCGGACTTCTGAAGAAACATTGCTTCATAATATACGTATGCTCAAAAAACTTGGTCCTACCTATTTTATATGGGGGAATAATGATATTGAATTCGGTGAACGAAAGCTGCGTCAACTGCTGGAAGACCATCATATTCAAATTATAGAGAATGGGTCAATCAAGCTCGAAGGCAAAAATAATATGTCAGTCAGCGCGGTTTCATATCGTCCCGGGGATCAGAATATCCAGCGTGCAATCGTGCAATGCGAAGAAAAGAACACAGTTTTCATTGCACACAATCCGGAGTTGTTCGGCAAAGTGCATAGGGAGTTTCAGCCACTGCTCAGTATTGGGGCACATTTACATGGCGGACAAATTCGCCTTGGGAAATTTGGACTGCAGCCACACGGATATTTTAAAAAAATCAAAAACCGCTATGAACTTGTCAGTAACGGGTATGGTACGACTCTTGTCCCGTTGCGCCTCTGCGCTAAGCCTGAAAGTCATATTATTACAATAAAATTTGAGCAAGATGTATTGAAATGA
- a CDS encoding YpdA family putative bacillithiol disulfide reductase: protein MQKVEAIIVGGGPCGLAAAIELQNIGLSPIIIEKGNIVNAIYNYPTHQTFFSTSEKLAIGDVPFIIEQRKPKRNQALVYYREVVKAKKLHVNRFESVKSVKKTDGLFHVQTDKESYETPYVVIATGYYDHPNYLNIPGENLPKVHHYFKEGHPFFDLNVLVIGGKNSAIDAALELNKAGAHVTVIYRGNDYSPSIKPWVLPEFLGLVREGEITMHFNTEVKEIKENEVIVEIEGQTQTIANDVVFAMTGYHPDHRFIREMGVEIDEQTGRPTFDPETMETNVENLFIAGVIAAGNNANEIFIENGRFHGNMIAQKISRQTT, encoded by the coding sequence ATGCAAAAGGTAGAAGCAATCATTGTTGGTGGAGGTCCTTGTGGATTAGCTGCAGCGATTGAACTACAAAATATCGGATTGTCGCCAATCATTATCGAAAAAGGTAATATTGTCAATGCGATTTACAATTATCCGACACATCAGACTTTTTTTAGTACGAGTGAAAAGCTGGCAATCGGTGATGTGCCATTTATTATTGAGCAACGAAAACCGAAACGCAATCAGGCACTTGTCTATTATCGCGAAGTGGTGAAGGCAAAAAAACTTCATGTTAATCGTTTTGAATCAGTAAAAAGTGTTAAAAAGACGGACGGTTTATTTCATGTGCAGACAGATAAAGAAAGCTATGAAACACCGTACGTAGTCATTGCAACCGGCTATTACGATCATCCGAACTATTTGAATATACCGGGGGAAAACTTGCCTAAAGTCCATCATTATTTTAAAGAAGGACACCCGTTTTTCGATTTGAATGTGCTTGTAATCGGCGGTAAAAACTCTGCAATCGATGCAGCATTGGAGCTCAATAAGGCAGGTGCACATGTGACAGTCATTTATCGGGGCAATGATTATTCCCCAAGCATTAAGCCTTGGGTATTGCCGGAATTTTTAGGTCTTGTCCGAGAAGGCGAAATTACAATGCACTTTAATACAGAAGTAAAAGAAATTAAAGAAAACGAAGTCATTGTCGAAATTGAGGGACAAACACAAACAATCGCTAATGATGTCGTATTTGCAATGACCGGTTATCATCCTGATCATCGCTTTATCCGTGAAATGGGCGTCGAGATTGATGAACAGACAGGAAGACCGACATTTGATCCTGAAACTATGGAAACAAATGTAGAAAATTTATTTATTGCCGGTGTCATTGCTGCAGGAAATAATGCTAATGAAATCTTTATAGAAAACGGCCGCTTTCATGGGAATATGATCGCTCAAAAAATATCTCGTCAAACTACATAA